The Streptomyces sp. HUAS CB01 genome has a segment encoding these proteins:
- a CDS encoding DUF6343 family protein, protein MRTGNEPVTARSPLRMRFWLSVWGLLWAVAGTALFALVERPGWAIACGLLGLVVMTDLMIVVHRLHQGPHYQPGPGIPPYEPDHGDGRRRR, encoded by the coding sequence ATGCGTACGGGAAACGAGCCTGTCACGGCGCGCAGTCCGCTGCGGATGCGGTTCTGGCTGAGTGTGTGGGGACTGCTGTGGGCGGTCGCGGGGACGGCCCTCTTCGCGCTCGTCGAGCGCCCCGGGTGGGCGATCGCCTGCGGGCTGCTGGGCCTCGTCGTCATGACCGACCTGATGATCGTGGTGCACCGGCTGCACCAGGGGCCGCACTACCAGCCGGGGCCCGGCATCCCGCCGTACGAGCCGGACCACGGGGACGGCCGACGGCGTCGGTAG
- a CDS encoding PAC2 family protein: protein MRDPQSLYEWEPKGLAVVDVALAQESAGLVMLYHFDGYIDAGETGEQIVDTLLASLPHQVVARFDHDRLVDYRARRPLLTFRRDRWTGFETPSLEVRLVQDATGAPFLLLSGPEPDVEWELFAAAVREIVERLGVRLSVNFHGIPMGVPHTRPVGITPHGNRTDLMPGHRSPFEEAQVPGSAESLVEYRLAQWGHDVLGVAAHVPHYVARSSYPDAALTALEAITAATGLVLPTVAHTLRTQAQRTQTEIERQIGEGDEDLTSLVRGLEHQYDAIAGADTRGSLVAEPVELPSADEIGRQFERFLAEREGES from the coding sequence GTGCGAGATCCGCAGAGTCTTTACGAGTGGGAGCCGAAGGGCCTGGCGGTCGTCGACGTGGCACTGGCGCAGGAGTCGGCCGGGCTCGTCATGCTGTACCACTTCGACGGGTACATCGACGCGGGCGAGACGGGCGAGCAGATCGTCGACACCCTGCTCGCGTCCCTGCCCCACCAGGTGGTGGCCCGCTTCGACCACGACCGGCTCGTCGACTACCGCGCCCGCCGCCCGCTGCTGACCTTCCGGCGCGACCGCTGGACCGGTTTCGAGACCCCCTCCCTGGAGGTCCGGCTGGTCCAGGACGCCACCGGCGCCCCGTTCCTGCTGCTGTCCGGACCCGAGCCGGACGTCGAGTGGGAACTGTTCGCCGCCGCCGTCCGGGAGATCGTCGAGCGGCTCGGCGTGCGCCTCTCCGTGAACTTCCACGGCATTCCCATGGGCGTGCCGCACACCCGCCCCGTGGGCATCACCCCGCACGGCAACCGTACGGACCTGATGCCCGGTCACCGCAGCCCCTTCGAGGAGGCCCAGGTGCCGGGAAGCGCCGAGTCCCTCGTCGAGTACCGGCTCGCGCAGTGGGGTCACGACGTCCTCGGCGTCGCCGCCCATGTGCCGCACTACGTGGCCCGCTCCTCCTACCCGGACGCCGCGCTGACCGCACTCGAGGCCATCACCGCGGCCACCGGTCTGGTGCTCCCCACCGTCGCGCACACCCTGCGCACCCAGGCCCAGCGGACCCAGACCGAGATCGAACGCCAGATCGGCGAAGGCGACGAGGATCTGACGTCCCTGGTGCGAGGGCTCGAGCACCAGTACGACGCCATCGCCGGCGCCGACACGCGCGGCAGTCTGGTCGCCGAACCGGTGGAGCTGCCCTCCGCGGACGAGATCGGCAGGCAGTTCGAGCGGTTCCTGGCCGAGCGTGAGGGCGAGTCCTAG
- a CDS encoding tetratricopeptide repeat protein encodes MPETTPETHVIDFRAAEQLLASRDPRGAIKLLDSVIAAHPESRAARLLRARAYFASAQLRAAEREFQHIVDHEPDNAFAHFALARTFQRSGRPDQAQRHFRLAAALDPKPEYLEAARFDS; translated from the coding sequence GTGCCCGAGACCACCCCGGAGACCCATGTCATCGACTTCCGCGCGGCCGAGCAACTGCTCGCCTCGCGGGACCCGCGCGGGGCGATCAAGCTCCTCGACTCGGTCATCGCCGCCCACCCGGAGAGCCGGGCGGCCCGACTGCTGCGGGCGCGCGCCTATTTCGCGTCCGCCCAACTGCGCGCGGCGGAGCGCGAGTTCCAGCACATAGTCGACCACGAGCCCGACAACGCCTTCGCCCACTTCGCGCTCGCCCGGACCTTCCAGCGCTCCGGCCGCCCCGACCAGGCCCAGCGGCACTTCCGCCTCGCCGCCGCGCTCGACCCCAAGCCCGAGTACCTGGAAGCCGCACGCTTCGATTCCTGA
- the coaE gene encoding dephospho-CoA kinase encodes MLKVGLTGGIGAGKSEVSRLLASYGAVLIDADKIAREVVEPGTPGLAAVVEAFGPDVLTPEGTLDRPRLGAIVFADAERLARLNAIVHPLVGARSAELEAAAGPDAVVVHDVPLLTENGLAPLYDLVVVVDAAPETQLDRLVRQRGMTESEARARMATQATREQRRAIADVLIDNDGPREALEPQVRKVWAELRERARR; translated from the coding sequence ATGCTGAAGGTGGGCCTGACCGGCGGTATCGGCGCCGGCAAGAGCGAAGTGTCACGGCTCCTCGCGTCGTACGGCGCGGTGCTGATCGACGCGGACAAGATCGCCAGGGAGGTCGTCGAGCCCGGCACGCCGGGACTGGCGGCCGTCGTCGAGGCGTTCGGCCCCGACGTCCTCACTCCGGAGGGCACCCTCGACCGGCCCCGGCTCGGCGCGATCGTCTTCGCGGACGCCGAACGGCTGGCACGGCTCAACGCCATCGTGCACCCGCTGGTCGGGGCGCGGTCGGCCGAACTGGAGGCCGCAGCCGGCCCGGACGCGGTGGTCGTCCACGACGTCCCGCTGCTGACGGAGAACGGCCTCGCCCCGCTGTACGACCTGGTCGTCGTCGTGGACGCGGCCCCCGAGACCCAGCTCGACCGGCTCGTACGGCAGCGCGGCATGACCGAGTCGGAGGCGCGTGCCCGGATGGCCACGCAGGCCACGCGCGAGCAGCGCAGGGCCATCGCCGACGTGCTCATCGACAACGACGGGCCGCGCGAGGCACTGGAGCCCCAGGTGCGCAAGGTCTGGGCGGAGCTGCGCGAGCGCGCGCGGCGTTAG
- a CDS encoding class I SAM-dependent methyltransferase translates to MIQEYEPEATRRDAGGAESSRANRGWWDRNADEYQTEHGAFLGDDRFVWGPEGLDEEEARLLGPAESLRGAAVLEIGAGAAQCSRWLLAQGARPVALDLSHRQLQHALRLGTGFPLVEADAGALPFADGSFDLACSAYGAVPFVADPVSVFREVRRVLRPGGRWVFSVTHPIRWAFPDEPGPEGLSVAASYFDRTPYVEQDEEGRAVYVEHHRTIGDRVRDVVAGGFRLVDLVEPEWPAWNGQEWAGWSPLRGNLIPGTAVFVCERSGAGPRAGDE, encoded by the coding sequence ATGATCCAAGAGTACGAACCGGAGGCGACCCGGCGTGACGCCGGCGGCGCGGAGAGCAGCCGGGCGAACCGCGGCTGGTGGGACCGCAACGCCGACGAGTACCAGACCGAGCACGGCGCCTTCCTCGGCGACGACCGGTTCGTCTGGGGGCCCGAGGGACTGGACGAGGAGGAGGCCCGGCTGCTCGGGCCGGCGGAGTCCCTGCGGGGTGCCGCCGTGCTCGAGATCGGCGCCGGCGCGGCCCAGTGCTCCCGCTGGCTGCTGGCCCAGGGCGCGCGCCCGGTGGCCCTGGACCTCTCGCACCGCCAGCTCCAGCACGCCCTGCGGCTCGGCACCGGCTTCCCGCTGGTCGAGGCGGACGCGGGCGCGCTGCCCTTCGCCGACGGCTCCTTCGACCTGGCCTGCTCCGCGTACGGGGCCGTGCCGTTCGTGGCCGACCCGGTGAGCGTGTTCCGGGAGGTGCGGCGGGTACTGCGGCCGGGCGGGCGGTGGGTCTTCTCGGTCACCCACCCGATCCGCTGGGCGTTCCCCGACGAGCCCGGCCCCGAGGGGCTGAGCGTCGCCGCCTCCTACTTCGACCGCACCCCTTACGTGGAGCAGGACGAGGAGGGCCGCGCCGTCTACGTGGAGCACCACAGGACGATCGGCGACCGGGTCCGCGACGTGGTCGCGGGCGGATTCCGCCTGGTGGACCTGGTCGAGCCGGAGTGGCCGGCGTGGAACGGCCAGGAGTGGGCCGGCTGGTCCCCCCTGCGCGGGAACCTGATCCCCGGGACGGCGGTCTTCGTGTGCGAGCGGAGCGGGGCGGGCCCCCGGGCGGGGGACGAGTGA
- the rpsA gene encoding 30S ribosomal protein S1 → MTSSTETTATTPQVAVNDIGNEEAFLAAIDETIKYFNDGDIVDGVIVKVDRDEVLLDIGYKTEGVIPSRELSIKHDVDPNEVVAVGDEIEALVLQKEDKEGRLILSKKRAQYERAWGTIEKIKEEDGIVTGTVIEVVKGGLILDIGLRGFLPASLVEMRRVRDLQPYVGKELEAKIIELDKNRNNVVLSRRAWLEQTQSEVRQTFLTTLQKGQVRSGVVSSIVNFGAFVDLGGVDGLVHVSELSWKHIDHPSEVVEVGQEVTVEVLDVDMDRERVSLSLKATQEDPWQQFARTHQIGQVVPGKVTKLVPFGAFVRVDEGIEGLVHISELAERHVEIPEQVVQVNDEIFVKVIDIDLERRRISLSLKQANESFGADPASVEFDPTLYGMAASYDDQGNYIYPEGFDPETNDWLEGYEKQREEWERQYAEAQQRFEQHQAQVIKSREADEAAAAEGGQAAPAAAPQGGSYSSESDDNSGALASDEALAALREKLAGGQS, encoded by the coding sequence ATGACGAGCAGCACCGAGACCACCGCCACCACCCCGCAGGTTGCGGTCAACGACATCGGTAACGAGGAAGCCTTCCTCGCCGCGATCGACGAGACGATCAAGTACTTCAACGACGGCGACATCGTCGACGGCGTCATCGTGAAGGTCGACCGGGACGAGGTCCTGCTCGACATCGGTTACAAGACCGAAGGTGTCATCCCGAGCCGCGAGCTCTCGATCAAGCACGACGTCGACCCGAACGAGGTCGTCGCCGTCGGTGACGAGATCGAGGCCCTGGTCCTCCAGAAGGAGGACAAGGAAGGCCGCCTGATCCTCTCGAAGAAGCGCGCCCAGTACGAGCGTGCCTGGGGCACCATCGAGAAGATCAAGGAAGAGGACGGCATCGTCACCGGTACCGTCATCGAGGTCGTCAAGGGTGGTCTCATCCTCGACATCGGCCTCCGTGGCTTCCTCCCGGCCTCCCTGGTCGAGATGCGCCGCGTCCGCGACCTCCAGCCGTACGTCGGCAAGGAGCTCGAGGCCAAGATCATCGAGCTGGACAAGAACCGCAACAACGTGGTCCTGTCCCGCCGTGCCTGGCTGGAGCAGACCCAGTCCGAGGTCCGCCAGACGTTCCTCACCACCCTGCAGAAGGGTCAGGTCCGTTCCGGCGTCGTCTCCTCGATCGTCAACTTCGGTGCCTTCGTGGACCTGGGTGGCGTCGACGGTCTGGTCCACGTCTCCGAGCTGTCCTGGAAGCACATCGACCACCCGTCCGAGGTCGTCGAGGTCGGCCAGGAGGTCACCGTCGAGGTTCTCGACGTGGACATGGACCGCGAGCGTGTCTCCCTGTCGCTGAAGGCGACGCAGGAGGACCCGTGGCAGCAGTTCGCCCGCACCCACCAGATCGGCCAGGTCGTCCCGGGCAAGGTCACCAAGCTGGTGCCGTTCGGTGCGTTCGTCCGCGTGGACGAGGGCATCGAGGGTCTGGTCCACATCTCCGAGCTGGCCGAGCGCCACGTGGAGATCCCGGAGCAGGTCGTCCAGGTCAACGACGAGATCTTCGTCAAGGTCATCGACATCGACCTCGAGCGTCGCCGGATCTCGCTGTCCCTCAAGCAGGCCAACGAGTCCTTCGGTGCCGACCCGGCGTCGGTCGAGTTCGACCCGACCCTGTACGGCATGGCCGCGTCCTACGACGACCAGGGCAACTACATCTACCCCGAGGGCTTCGACCCCGAGACCAACGACTGGCTCGAGGGCTACGAGAAGCAGCGCGAGGAGTGGGAGCGCCAGTACGCCGAGGCGCAGCAGCGCTTCGAGCAGCACCAGGCGCAGGTCATCAAGTCCCGCGAGGCCGACGAGGCCGCCGCTGCCGAGGGTGGCCAGGCCGCTCCGGCCGCCGCGCCGCAGGGCGGTTCGTACTCCTCGGAGTCGGACGACAACTCCGGCGCCCTGGCGTCGGACGAGGCCCTCGCCGCGCTCCGCGAGAAGCTGGCCGGCGGTCAGAGCTGA